The Pseudomonadota bacterium DNA window GACTTGCCTCAAGAATGTGATGCTCGCTCCGATCCGGGTGTTGGGCTGGTCCCGTCGGCAGGCGCAGGACAAGGCGGAAGCCTTGCTCGATCGGTTCGGAATCTTGGAGCAGGCGCTCAAATACCCTGCTGAATTGTCTGGCGGTCAACAACAGCGGGTCGCGATCTGCCGCGCGCTCGCTCTCGAGCCGGCAGTCATGATGTTCGATGAGCCGACCTCGGCGCTCGATCCGGAGATGATCGGCGAAGTGCTCGATATCATCCGCGACTTGGCTCGCGATCACATGACCATGCTGATCGTCACACACGAAATGCGTTTTGCCCGGAAGGTGGCAAATCGTATCCTGTTCATGGAAGGTGGAAAGATCGTCGACCGCGGCGGCAGCGCGGAGTTCTTCGACAATCCGAGCAATCCTCGAACGGCGCGTTTCCTCGAGCGAATACTGGGATGAGGTAGCGGATCGTCCTGGCTGCCTCGATTGCGAGTGGAAGAGACATGGCGAGCAGAGGGAGGCATGACATGACGGAACGTAAAATTGCTGATTTGCAAGCCATAGAATCGACCGGTGCCGTCGATAGGCGGCAGCTCCTGACCCTTGCTGCGGGCCTGGGTGCGGGATCTCTGATCTTGTCGCATCAGGCCCTGGCGCAGGCCGGCGCCGAGGACACATACGAACGCATCAAGCGGACCGGCGCATTCAATCTCGGCGCTCGCGAGGCAACGCCTCCTTACGGATTCAAGGACAAGGCCGGCACCTATGTCGGCTTTGCGACCGACATGGCGCGGGCGGTGCACGCCAATCTGCAAAAAGAGCTCGGTGTCCCGATAAAGCTCAATTACATACCGGTTACCAGCCAGACCAGGATTCCGCTCCTGCAAAATGGCACCATCGACATGGAGGCCGGTGCCACGACGGTGACACGGGCCCGCCGCACGGTCGTCGAGTTCCCGGTCGCGCATTTCGTGACCGCGACCGCCCTGCTTGTCGCCACGGATGGCCCAATCCACAAGGTTGAAGATCTTGGCGGCAAGCGCGTCGGCATCCCGCTGGGTGGCGTGAGCGATCCGTTGTTCCGGGGTCTCAATCAAAGCGGCCGTATCAAGCCGGCGTGCACGATTGTCGGCTTCCCCGATCATCCCCAAGCCTTCACCGCGCTCGAAACCGGATCGATCGAGGCCTATGCCGTGGAAGGACCGATTGGCTACGGACTTCGCAGCAAATCGACCCAGCCGGCGAAGTGGCGTGTCTTCGACGCCAACGTCGACAGCTTCCTGCAGGCGTTTCCCATCCGTCCGGACAGTCCGAAGTTCAAGCGCGTGGTCGATCTCACCCTCGTCAACCTCTTTGCGTCCGGCGAGTGGGGCAAGCTCTATGACACCTATTTCGGACCGAAGAGCGACGCACCCCTGCCCATGACGGACGCTCTTCGAACCCTGGAAATATTCAACTCCTGGCCGGAGCAGTAGGCTCTCTTGGACGGGACGGGAGGCCTAGGGAGTAATCGCTGGCCTCTCGGCCCGGCATATCCGGGGTCATTTGGATGCAGATAGAATTTGACTGGTCCGTGCTCTGGCGCGCGCCCTATGGCGATTGGGTCGCGAGCGCAATTCTGACGACCATCGAGCTTTCGCTCGTCTCCTGGGTAATCGCACTCTTCCTCGGCACGATCATTGGCATCCTGCGCGCCTCACCGCATCGCCCGATGCGAATGTTGGCCACGGCGCATGTGGAGGTCTTCCGCAACATTCCCCTCCTGGTGCAGCTGTTTTTTGCGTATTACGTGCTGCCCAGACTCTTGCCCATGGAACTGCGTCGCGAGCTTTTCGACCTTGGCTGGGAAATGGGGAGCGCCATCTTGACGCTCTCGCTCTACAGCTCGGCCAAGATTGCTGAACACGTTCGCGCCGGAGCCAATGCGGTAGAGCACCAGGTGAAATCCGCCGCCCTCTCGACCGGACTCACGTGGTGGAAAGCACAGCGCTTCGTCATCATGCCGCTGCTTCTGCGCGTCATTGTGCCAAACCTTACAACTGAGTTCGTGACCATCTTTAAAAGTTCGTCGATCGCCATGACGGTCGGTGTCGCCGAGACATCATACCTAACCCAGAATCTTGGATTGCAGACCTTTCATTGGATCGAGGCGAATACGCTCGGAACGATGGTCTATCTCACCTGTGCATGGGCGGTTGCCGGGTCGATGGCGATCATCGAGCATTGCGTTCGGGTTCCCGGCTTGCTACGGCGCGAGGGTACGGATCCGCATGTCAGTGCTCGTTGACAACCTCGGAGCGCTGATCCTCGCGCTTCTATTGTTGAATGTGAAATTGACATGCATCGCAATCTTGATTGCATTGCCAATTGCCTCGACTTTTGCAGTCGCCCGACTCTCCACTAATCCGCTGCTCTATTATCCGGTGACGATATACGTGAACGTGCTGCGCAGCAGTCCGCTCTTGATGATCCTGTTTTGGGCTTATTATACCGGTCCGATGCTGACGGGACAGGCGAGCAGCGCCGAGCGGGCGGCGTTGATTGCTCTAACTGCGTTTGAGGTTGCATATTTTACCGAGATCGTGCGAACGGGCATCCAGTCGATCCCAATGAGCCAGCGGCGCGCGGGCTTGGCCACGGGCCTGACATCTCGTCTGGTGACGCAGCTGATCATCCTGCCGCAGGCATTGCGGAGAATGCTTCCGTCGCTGTTGACGCAAAGCATCATTGCTTTTCAGGACTCGACGATTGCGAGCATCATCGGCGTACCCGACGTAGCCCAGGTGGCGACAATTCTGAACGCGCGCGAGCAGCGACCGATCCAGCTCTATGGCGGCTTGGCCATCATGTTTTTTGTAATCTGCTATGCCCTCAGCCATCTCGTCAGAGGACTGGAGCGGCGGACTGCGAAGCGAATAACCGGCATCGGTGCAGCCGCCTAAGCAGTCGATGGCGCGCTTCGAATAGAGTGGGCCACGGCGGCGAGATGCGCCGCACCCAGCACGTCGCCATCATCGGGGCGACCGAGAACCGCAACGCCCAGGTCAAATGGGCGATCGGGCGCGACAGCAAGAAGGACTAAGCCCGCCTGATCGCGTTCAGCGACTGCTGCTGCATCGAATGTGTCAGGCCGTGCCGGCGCCGGCTCACTTGATCTGGATCAAGGACACGTCAGCCTCCTCGGCGACACCATCGCTACTCATGACACACGGGGCCGATTTCGGCCCGATCGTCGCGTGGCCGCCTATGCAGCGAAAATTCCAGACACCGCATCCCTAAGCAGCAGGAACGCACCCGCGCAACCGCTCGCGCACGAAGGCATCGCGCTCGGCGCCTTGGCGCGCATGCCGATCTTGCGATTGGAGACAGCCTTGGCCAGCCGTTTCGTCTGCCCCGTGACCGGCATCGATGTCGGCCAGATGTCGGATGAGATATCGCGGATGGCGGTATTCTCGGCGGGATTCCGGTCGTTCTTCCTGTTGGCGCCGCTCTATGCCGTTGCGGCGATGGCGGTCTGGGTGCCGCTGTGGCAGGGGCACGTCGCTATGGCGTTGCCGGTGCCGTCGCCCTATTGGCACGGGCACGAGATGCTGTTCGGCTATGCCACGGCCGTTCTTGCCGGGTTTCTGCTGACGGCGGTGCCGAATTGGACCGGTGCGGCCCCGGTGGCCGGCGGTCGTCTTGCCCTCCTCGTTGCCGTCTGGGTTGCGGCTCGCGGCTCGGCGTGGGTCCCTGAGCTGGTTCCAGTATCGATTGCCGCCACGCTGGATCTGGCTTTTCTGCCGCTGCTCGGGCTTCTGGTGGCACCCGCCATCCTTCGCTCCAATGCGCGGCGGAACGGCGTGTTCCTGATCGCCCTCGCCCTCATGACCCTGGTCGACCTCCGCTACCAGCTGGTCGCGCTCGGATCGGATTGGGGCGATGCCGCCTGGAGTCTTCGTATCGGCCTCGGCCTCTTCACCCTGCTCATTGCCGTCGTCGGTGGACGCATTGTCCCATCCTTCACGGCGAACTGGTTGAAGAGCCAAGCCGAGGACAAGCTTGTTCGCGACGAATCTTGGCGCGATCGCGCGGCTGTGGCGGTTCTTCTCGCTCTCGTCCTCGCCGAGGCAGCTAGCGCGCCGGATATCGTCGTCGGTGGCCTCGCAGCCGGAGCAGCTCTATTGCATGCCTGGCGCATGATCGGCTGGCGGAGCCTGGAAACGCTGCGCCAGCCGATCCTGTGGGCGTTGCATTTGGGATATGCCTGGCTGGTTGCCGGCCTTGGACTCAAGGCGGCGGCGTTGCTAGGCGGTCTCATACCTGAGACGGCAGCCATCCATGCGCTGACCGCGGGCACCATCGGCACGATGACCGTGGCGGTGATGTCGCGCGCCGCTCTTGGCCACAGCGGTCGCCCGGTGGTGGCGAGCCGGACGACCGTTGCCGCCTATGGGCTGGTGACGCTGGCGGCTGTCCTCCGTGTCGCCGCCGGCGCCTTGATCGGGCCGTACGACGGCGCGCTCATCGGAGCCGCCGGGATCGCCTGGATCCTTGGCTTCGCGGCGTTCCTCTTCGCCTATAGCCCACTCCTCTTGATGCGCGGTCGTCCGTGAGCCGCATCCATGCCGGCTGGCGAATCTTTGCGAGAGGCGATCGTCGCCGGTCGCGGCGATGCGGGATGCCGGATAAAGAAGAAGGAATTTTCAAGATGATGCGTCCAGCGCTCCTGCCGATGCTGTCTGCCGTTCTTGGCCTCACGGCCTTCCTCGATGCCGCGTCGCCGGCCGATGCCCAAGACGTGGCCCATGGCCGCGAGGTGTTCCGCAAATGCGGCGCCTGCCATGCCGTCGAGCCGAATGCCAAGAAGGTCGGACCCAGCCTCTACGGGGTGCTCGGGCGCAAGTCCGGAGCGCTTCCGGGCTTCGACTACTCCAAGGGCATGCGCGATGCGGGTGTCGCCTGGGACGAGAAGACGCTCGATCAATATCTTGCCAGGCCGCGCGAGTTCATCGCCGGCAACAAGATGGTGTTCGCCGGGCTGAGCGCGGAGAAGGACCGGGCCGACGTCATCGCCTATATCCGCTCGCTGGTTCCGGCCGGCGCCCAGACGGCGCAAGCTCCGGCTCCGGCTGCCGGCGCTTCGGCGCCGGCGGCTGCGGCCCCAGCCGCTCCCGCTCAGGCCGGCGGCGTCTATGGCGGCGAGATCAAGTACACATTGCGCTCCGGCATCGCCGAAGGCCGCATGGTCTTTCTCGGCGTCGGCGGCGACATCGACGGCCTGGTCAATCCCGACCTCAAAGCCTCGGTCGGCGACTCCGTCCTGATCACCGTCATCAACGGCGAGGGCGCCGAGCACGACATCGTCTTCCCCGATCAGAACGGCAAGTCGCCGCGGGTCGTCGGGCGGGGCGCCAGCACCAGCATCGCCTTCAACGTCACCAAGGCGGGCACCTTCGACTATTATTGCTCGACCCCGGGCCATCAGCTCTCCGGCATGGCCGGCAAGCTGATGGTGAACGAGAAGCGTGAGCCGGCGCCGATCGTCGGACAGAGCATCGCGCGCGATCCGACCGACCTGCCGGGCGCGATCGCTGCGCGCGGGCCGACGGCGTTGAAGGTCGAGCTGGAGACGGTCGAGCTCGAGGGTCAGCTCGCCGATGGCACCACCTTCACCTACTGGACCTTCAACCGCGCCGTGCCGGGTCCGTTCATCCGGGCTCGGGTCGGCGACACCATCGAGGTCACTCTGAAGAACGACCACGACTCGGCGATGATCCACTCCGTCGATTTCCACGCCACCACCGGTCCCGGCGGCGGTGCGGCGGTGCTCCAGGTCGATCCCGGCGATTCCAAGTGGATCAAGTTCAAGACGCTGCAGCCCGGCCTCTACGTCTATCACTGCGCAACGCCGATGGTCGCCCATCACATCGCCAA harbors:
- a CDS encoding amino acid ABC transporter substrate-binding protein — translated: MTERKIADLQAIESTGAVDRRQLLTLAAGLGAGSLILSHQALAQAGAEDTYERIKRTGAFNLGAREATPPYGFKDKAGTYVGFATDMARAVHANLQKELGVPIKLNYIPVTSQTRIPLLQNGTIDMEAGATTVTRARRTVVEFPVAHFVTATALLVATDGPIHKVEDLGGKRVGIPLGGVSDPLFRGLNQSGRIKPACTIVGFPDHPQAFTALETGSIEAYAVEGPIGYGLRSKSTQPAKWRVFDANVDSFLQAFPIRPDSPKFKRVVDLTLVNLFASGEWGKLYDTYFGPKSDAPLPMTDALRTLEIFNSWPEQ
- a CDS encoding amino acid ABC transporter permease, whose translation is MQIEFDWSVLWRAPYGDWVASAILTTIELSLVSWVIALFLGTIIGILRASPHRPMRMLATAHVEVFRNIPLLVQLFFAYYVLPRLLPMELRRELFDLGWEMGSAILTLSLYSSAKIAEHVRAGANAVEHQVKSAALSTGLTWWKAQRFVIMPLLLRVIVPNLTTEFVTIFKSSSIAMTVGVAETSYLTQNLGLQTFHWIEANTLGTMVYLTCAWAVAGSMAIIEHCVRVPGLLRREGTDPHVSAR
- a CDS encoding NnrS family protein, giving the protein MASRFVCPVTGIDVGQMSDEISRMAVFSAGFRSFFLLAPLYAVAAMAVWVPLWQGHVAMALPVPSPYWHGHEMLFGYATAVLAGFLLTAVPNWTGAAPVAGGRLALLVAVWVAARGSAWVPELVPVSIAATLDLAFLPLLGLLVAPAILRSNARRNGVFLIALALMTLVDLRYQLVALGSDWGDAAWSLRIGLGLFTLLIAVVGGRIVPSFTANWLKSQAEDKLVRDESWRDRAAVAVLLALVLAEAASAPDIVVGGLAAGAALLHAWRMIGWRSLETLRQPILWALHLGYAWLVAGLGLKAAALLGGLIPETAAIHALTAGTIGTMTVAVMSRAALGHSGRPVVASRTTVAAYGLVTLAAVLRVAAGALIGPYDGALIGAAGIAWILGFAAFLFAYSPLLLMRGRP
- a CDS encoding amino acid ABC transporter permease, which codes for MSVLVDNLGALILALLLLNVKLTCIAILIALPIASTFAVARLSTNPLLYYPVTIYVNVLRSSPLLMILFWAYYTGPMLTGQASSAERAALIALTAFEVAYFTEIVRTGIQSIPMSQRRAGLATGLTSRLVTQLIILPQALRRMLPSLLTQSIIAFQDSTIASIIGVPDVAQVATILNAREQRPIQLYGGLAIMFFVICYALSHLVRGLERRTAKRITGIGAAA
- the nirK gene encoding nitrite reductase, copper-containing, producing the protein MPDKEEGIFKMMRPALLPMLSAVLGLTAFLDAASPADAQDVAHGREVFRKCGACHAVEPNAKKVGPSLYGVLGRKSGALPGFDYSKGMRDAGVAWDEKTLDQYLARPREFIAGNKMVFAGLSAEKDRADVIAYIRSLVPAGAQTAQAPAPAAGASAPAAAAPAAPAQAGGVYGGEIKYTLRSGIAEGRMVFLGVGGDIDGLVNPDLKASVGDSVLITVINGEGAEHDIVFPDQNGKSPRVVGRGASTSIAFNVTKAGTFDYYCSTPGHQLSGMAGKLMVNEKREPAPIVGQSIARDPTDLPGAIAARGPTALKVELETVELEGQLADGTTFTYWTFNRAVPGPFIRARVGDTIEVTLKNDHDSAMIHSVDFHATTGPGGGAAVLQVDPGDSKWIKFKTLQPGLYVYHCATPMVAHHIANGMYGLILIEPEGGLPKVDHEFYVMQGEIYTEGAFGQKGSQEFSVRKLLDERPEYLVFNGAVGALTAAHPLHAKVGETVRIFFGVGGPNLTSSFHVIGEIFDKVYPYGSFTSPAIKDVQTVTVAPGGATAVEFKLDYPGRYILVDHALSRLERGLAGFLMVEGPADKAIFEAGSPATAGGH